The following proteins come from a genomic window of Ochotona princeps isolate mOchPri1 chromosome 14, mOchPri1.hap1, whole genome shotgun sequence:
- the TRIM32 gene encoding E3 ubiquitin-protein ligase TRIM32: protein MMAAAAASHLNLDALREVLECPICMESFTEEQLRPKLLHCGHTICRQCLEKLLASSINGVRCPFCSKITRITSLSQLTDNLTVLKIIDTAGLSEAVGLLMCRACGRRLPRQFCRSCGLVLCEPCREADHQPPGHSTLPVKEAAEERRRDFGEKLARLRELMEELQRRKVALEGVSKDLQARYKAVLQEYGHEERRVQDELARSRKFFTGSLAEVEKSNTQVVEEQSYLLNIAEVQAVSRCDYFLAKIKQADVALLEERADEEEPELTASLPRELTLQDVELLKVGHVGPLQIGQAVKKPRTVNMEDSWAMEAAASAASTSITFREMDMSPEEVVGSPKASPAKTRGPETAANIQQCLFLKKMGAKGSTPGMFNLPVSLYVTSQGEVLVADRGNYRIQVFTRKGFLKEIRRSPSGIDGFVLSFLGADLPNLTPLSVAMNCQGLIGVTDSYDNSLKVYTLDGHCVACHRSQLSKPWGITALPSGQFVVTDVEGGKLWCFTVDRAAGVVKYSCLCSAVRPKFVTCDAEGTVYFTQGLGLNLENRQNEHHLEGGFSIGSVGPDGQLGRQISHFFSENEDFRCIAGMCVDARGDLIVADSSRKEILHFPKGGGFSVLIREGLICPVGIALTPKGQLLVLDCWDHCIKIYSYHLRRYSTP, encoded by the coding sequence ATGATGGCGGCAGCAGCGGCTTCTCACTTGAACCTGGATGCCCTTCGGGAAGTGCTGGAATGCCCGATTTGCATGGAGTCCTTCACAGAAGAGCAGCTCCGGCCTAAGCTCCTGCACTGTGGCCATACCATCTGCCGCCAGtgcctggagaagctcctggccagcaGCATCAATGGTGTCCGCTGCCCCTTTTGCAGCAAGATTACTCGCATAACCAGCCTGAGCCAGCTGACGGACAACCTAACGGTGCTGAAGATCATAGACACAGCTGGGCTCAGCGAGGCTGTGGGGCTGCTCATGTGCCGGGCGTGCGGGCGACGGCTGCCCCGGCAGTTTTGCCGGAGCTGTGGCTTGGTGTTGTGTGAGCCCTGCCGGGAAGCAGACCACCAGCCCCCTGGCCACAGTACACTTCCTGTCAAAGAGGCAGCTGAAGAGCGCCGTAGAGACTTTGGAGAGAAGTTAGCCCGTCTGCGGGAGCTCATGGAAGAGCTGCAGCGGCGGAAAGTAGCTTTAGAAGGTGTGTCCAAAGACCTTCAGGCAAGATATAAAGCTGTTCTCCAGGAGTATGGGCATGAGGAACGTCGGGTCCAGGACGAGCTGGCCCGCTCCCGGAAGTTTTTCACCGGCTCTTTGGCTGAAGTTGAGAAGTCCAATACCCAAGTGGTAGAAGAACAGAGTTATCTACTTAACATTGCAGAGGTACAGGCAGTGTCCCGCTGTGACTACTTCCTGGCCAAGATCAAGCAGGCAGACGTGGCGCTCCTGGAGGAGAGAGCTGATGAGGAAGAGCCGGAGCTCACTGCCAGCTTGCCCCGGGAGCTCACCCTGCAAGATGTGGAGCTCCTGAAAGTGGGACATGTTGGCCCCCTCCAAATTGGGCAGGCAGTGAAGAAACCCCGAACAGTTAACATGGAAGATTCCTGGGCCATGgaggctgcagcttctgctgcctcTACTTCCATTACATTTAGAGAGATGGACATGAGCCCTGAGGAAGTGGTTGGCAGCCCTAAGGCCTCTCCTGCTAAAACCCGGGGTCCTGAGACTGCTGCTAACATCCAGCAGTGTCTCTTTCTCAAGAAGATGGGGGCCAAAGGCAGCACTCCAGGCATGTTCAATCTTCCAGTCAGCCTGTACGTGACCAGTCAAGGTGAGGTGCTGGTTGCAGACCGTGGTAACTACCGCATACAAGTCTTCACTCGCAAAGGCTTTTTGAAGGAGATCCGCCGCAGCCCCAGTGGCATCGATGGCTTTGTGCTAAGCTTCCTTGGGGCTGATTTGCCCAATCTCACTCCTCTCTCAGTGGCCATGAACTGCCAGGGGCTGATCGGTGTGACTGACAGCTATGACAACTCCCTCAAGGTGTATACCTTGGATGGCCACTGTGTGGCCTGTCACAGAAGCCAGCTGAGCAAGCCATGGGGTATCACAGCTCTGCCGTCTGGCCAGTTTGTGGTAACTGATGTAGAAGGGGGAAAGCTTTGGTGTTTCACTGTTGACCGAGCAGCAGGTGTGGTCAAATACAGCTGCTTGTGCAGTGCTGTGCGGCCCAAGTTTGTCACCTGTGACGCCGAAGGAACTGTCTACTTCACCCAGGGCTTGGGCCTCAATCTCGAGAATCGGCAGAATGAACACCATCTGGAGGGTGGCTTCTCCATTGGCTCTGTGGGCCCTGATGGCCAGCTGGGTCGCCAGATTAGCCACTTCTTCTCGGAGAATGAGGACTTCCGCTGCattgctggcatgtgtgtggatgCTCGTGGTGACCTCATCGTGGCTGACAGCAGCCGCAAAGAAATTCTCCATTTTCCTAAGGGTGGGGGCTTTAGTGTCCTGATTCGAGAGGGGCTCATATGTCCCGTGGGCATTGCCCTCACACCTAAGGGGCAGCTGCTGGTCTTGGATTGTTGGGATCATTGTATCAAGATCTACAGCTACCATCTGAGACGATATTCTACCCCCTAA